From a single Micromonospora carbonacea genomic region:
- a CDS encoding acetolactate synthase, which yields MTERVEGHGGQLALAALRAHGVREMFTLSGGHVFPLYDAAHTAGFPLYDVRHEQSAVFAAEAVAKLNRRPGLAVLTAGPGVTNGVSGLTSAFFNASPVLVLGGRAPQFRWGSGSLQEMDHLPLVAPVTKHAETVFGADDIPRAVSAALTTALTPHRGPVFLDFPLEAIFSVGDAELPEAVAPAPIEADPEEVARAAGLIAAAHRPVLIAGSDVYAGDAVDALRAAAEALRVPVFTNGMGRGALPPSHPLAFAKARRAALSGADVVVVVGTPLDFRLAFGDFGDARVVHVVDAPSQRATHVTPAASPAGDLRLILTAFAEHPGDRADHDDWIARLREAEDAAKARDAEAMAAETDPIRPARVYGELRRVLAPDAITIGDGGDFVSYAGKYLEPAQPGTWLDPGPYGCLGTGMGYAMGARVSHPDRQVCVLMGDGAAGFSLLDVESLVRQKLPVVIVVGNNGIWGLEKHPMRAMYGYDVAADLQPGLRYDKVVEALGGAGETVEKAGDLAPALERAFASGVPYLVNVLTDPADAYPRSSNLA from the coding sequence ATGACGGAGCGGGTCGAGGGTCACGGCGGACAGTTGGCGCTCGCGGCGCTGCGCGCGCACGGCGTACGCGAGATGTTCACCCTCTCCGGCGGGCACGTCTTCCCGCTCTACGACGCGGCGCACACCGCCGGCTTTCCGCTCTACGACGTGCGGCACGAGCAGTCGGCGGTGTTCGCGGCCGAGGCGGTGGCCAAGCTCAACCGCCGCCCCGGCCTCGCCGTGCTCACCGCCGGGCCCGGCGTCACCAACGGCGTCTCCGGGCTGACCAGCGCCTTCTTCAACGCCTCGCCGGTGCTGGTGCTCGGGGGCCGGGCCCCGCAGTTCCGCTGGGGCTCCGGCAGCCTCCAGGAGATGGACCACCTGCCGCTGGTCGCCCCCGTCACCAAGCACGCCGAGACGGTCTTCGGCGCCGACGACATCCCGCGCGCGGTGAGCGCGGCGCTGACCACCGCGCTCACCCCGCACCGGGGCCCGGTCTTCCTCGACTTCCCGCTGGAGGCGATCTTCTCCGTCGGCGACGCGGAGCTGCCCGAGGCGGTCGCGCCCGCCCCGATCGAGGCCGACCCGGAGGAGGTGGCCCGGGCCGCCGGGCTGATCGCCGCCGCCCACCGCCCGGTGCTCATCGCCGGCTCCGACGTGTACGCCGGGGACGCCGTCGACGCCCTGCGTGCCGCCGCCGAGGCGCTGCGGGTGCCCGTGTTCACCAACGGGATGGGGCGCGGCGCGCTGCCCCCGTCGCATCCGCTGGCCTTCGCCAAGGCCCGCCGGGCCGCCCTGTCCGGCGCCGACGTCGTCGTCGTGGTCGGCACCCCGCTGGACTTCCGGCTCGCCTTCGGCGACTTCGGCGACGCGCGGGTCGTGCACGTGGTCGACGCGCCCAGCCAGCGGGCCACCCATGTCACCCCGGCCGCCTCGCCCGCCGGTGACCTGCGGCTGATCCTCACCGCGTTCGCCGAGCACCCCGGCGACCGGGCCGACCACGACGACTGGATCGCGCGGCTGCGCGAGGCCGAGGACGCCGCGAAGGCCCGCGACGCCGAGGCGATGGCCGCCGAGACCGACCCGATCCGCCCCGCCCGCGTCTACGGCGAGCTGCGCCGGGTGCTCGCCCCCGACGCCATCACCATCGGCGACGGCGGCGACTTCGTCTCGTACGCGGGGAAGTACCTGGAGCCCGCCCAGCCCGGCACCTGGCTCGACCCGGGCCCGTACGGCTGCCTCGGCACCGGGATGGGCTACGCGATGGGGGCCCGGGTCAGCCACCCCGACCGGCAGGTCTGCGTGCTGATGGGCGACGGCGCGGCCGGCTTCTCGCTGCTGGACGTCGAGTCCCTGGTGCGCCAGAAGCTCCCCGTCGTGATCGTGGTCGGCAACAACGGCATCTGGGGGCTGGAGAAGCACCCGATGCGCGCCATGTACGGCTACGACGTCGCCGCCGACCTCCAGCCCGGCCTGCGCTACGACAAGGTCGTCGAGGCCCTCGGCGGGGCGGGCGAGACGGTCGAGAAGGCCGGCGACCTCGCCCCGGCCCTGGAGCGGGCCTTCGCCTCGGGCGTGCCCTACCTGGTCAACGTGCTCACCGACCCGGCCGACGCGTACCCCCGCTCGTCGAACCTGGCCTGA
- a CDS encoding ATP-binding cassette domain-containing protein: protein MTYAIRAEGLVRRFGATTALAGVDLAVHSGTVYGLLGPNGAGKTTTVRVLATLLAADEGHATVGGYDVRRDAHRVRQLIGLTGQYASVDEALTGTENLLLIGRLLGLSRADARARARELLARFQLADAADRAAKTYSGGMRRRLDLAASLVGRPQVLFLDEPTTGLDPRSRNDLWDTVRGLVTDGVTVLLTTQYLEEADQLASEIAVVDHGRVIAHGTPEELKAKTGGQVLTVRPVDPADLATVVAIAGEAAAASPEVAQSTVTVAVNGPGVLPAMVRRLDDAEIPVAELALRGASLDEVFLHLTGHRAEPDSPSGADLERTPA, encoded by the coding sequence ATGACGTACGCGATCCGGGCGGAGGGCCTGGTGCGACGCTTCGGCGCCACCACGGCCCTCGCCGGAGTCGACCTCGCGGTCCACAGCGGGACCGTGTACGGGCTGCTCGGGCCCAACGGGGCCGGGAAGACCACCACCGTGCGGGTGCTCGCCACCCTGCTCGCCGCCGACGAGGGTCACGCCACCGTCGGCGGGTACGACGTGCGCCGCGACGCCCACCGGGTGCGCCAGCTCATCGGCTTGACCGGCCAGTACGCCTCGGTCGACGAGGCGCTCACCGGCACGGAGAACCTGCTGCTCATCGGCCGGTTGCTCGGCCTCTCCCGGGCGGACGCCCGGGCCCGGGCCCGGGAGCTGCTCGCCCGGTTCCAGCTCGCCGACGCCGCCGACCGGGCGGCGAAGACCTACTCCGGCGGCATGCGCCGCCGCCTCGACCTGGCCGCCAGCCTGGTCGGCCGGCCGCAGGTGCTGTTCCTCGACGAGCCGACCACCGGGCTCGACCCGCGCAGCCGCAACGACCTGTGGGACACCGTGCGCGGCCTGGTCACCGACGGGGTGACGGTGCTGCTGACCACGCAGTACCTGGAGGAGGCCGACCAACTGGCCAGCGAGATCGCCGTGGTCGACCACGGCCGGGTGATCGCCCACGGCACCCCGGAGGAGCTGAAGGCCAAGACCGGCGGCCAGGTCCTCACGGTCCGCCCGGTGGACCCGGCCGACCTGGCGACCGTGGTGGCCATCGCGGGGGAGGCCGCCGCCGCCAGCCCGGAGGTCGCCCAGAGCACCGTCACCGTCGCGGTCAACGGCCCCGGGGTGCTGCCCGCCATGGTCCGCCGCCTCGACGACGCCGAGATCCCCGTGGCCGAGCTGGCCCTGCGGGGCGCCAGCCTCGACGAGGTGTTCCTGCACCTCACCGGCCACCGCGCCGAGCCCGACAGCCCGTCCGGGGCCGACCTGGAGAGGACGCCGGCATGA
- a CDS encoding ABC transporter permease: MTAATVNTPLAPARRIGVGAGLRHTLTLAWRSLVQIKHNPMELLDLSIQPVMFVLLFTYVFGTAISGSPGEYLTFALPGIIVQNALFATMTTGFGLNTDLTKGVFDRLRALPIARWSPLAGRILADTVKQAWSVSLLIGVGAILGFRLGNGLLGLLGAFALLLAFSLAAAWISVLVGVLVSEPDKVQIFGFTVIFPLTFTSNVFVPTDRMPGWLQHWVEVNPVTILADALRGLLVGGPVVGPAIQAMIWAVVLAAVFAPLAVRALRRRV, encoded by the coding sequence ATGACCGCCGCCACCGTCAACACCCCGCTCGCCCCGGCCCGTCGCATCGGCGTGGGGGCCGGGCTGCGGCACACCCTCACCCTGGCCTGGCGCAGCCTGGTGCAGATCAAGCACAACCCGATGGAGCTGCTCGACCTCAGCATCCAGCCGGTGATGTTCGTGCTGCTCTTCACGTACGTCTTCGGCACGGCGATCTCCGGCTCGCCGGGGGAGTACCTCACCTTCGCCCTGCCCGGCATCATCGTGCAGAACGCCCTGTTCGCCACGATGACCACCGGGTTCGGGCTCAACACCGACCTCACCAAGGGGGTGTTCGACCGGCTGCGCGCCCTGCCGATCGCCCGCTGGTCCCCGCTGGCCGGACGGATCCTCGCCGACACCGTCAAGCAGGCCTGGTCGGTGTCGCTGCTGATCGGCGTCGGGGCGATCCTCGGCTTCCGGCTCGGCAACGGGCTGCTCGGGCTGCTCGGCGCGTTCGCCCTGCTGCTCGCGTTCTCGCTGGCCGCGGCGTGGATCTCGGTGCTGGTCGGGGTGCTGGTCAGCGAGCCCGACAAGGTGCAGATCTTCGGGTTCACGGTGATCTTCCCGCTCACCTTCACCAGCAACGTCTTCGTCCCCACCGACCGGATGCCGGGCTGGCTCCAGCACTGGGTCGAGGTCAACCCGGTGACGATCCTGGCCGACGCCCTGCGCGGCCTGCTGGTGGGCGGCCCGGTGGTCGGCCCGGCGATCCAGGCGATGATCTGGGCCGTCGTGCTCGCCGCCGTCTTCGCGCCGTTGGCGGTCCGGGCGCTGCGGCGTCGCGTCTGA